The Bacteroidales bacterium region AATTAGGATCGGGTTCTTACCTTTTTGACGTAGAATAAATGTCATGAGAAAAGGAAAAATATGGAAGAAACAACCGTAAAGAAAAGCAATCATGGAGCTAATGTTCGCCGATGGAGAGAATGGCGAAATATCAATCAGGATGTACTTGCTGAACAAGTAGGTGTGTCACAGGCAACCATGTATTTTTCACTCAACTGCTGTCTTTTAATGACTTTTATTAGTTTTAATAAAAAAGTATACCAATGTTCTAACTATTAGATCTGTATACTTAATAATAGTTTCTCTTGTCTTTTTAGGATTTTACCGTTCGGTGGGTGTTATTCGAATGTAGCCAAAACGGTTTGATTACCTACAGATTTTTGTTCCAGCTCTACATTGATTTTTGTTCCTAAGGGAAGAAAAACATCTACGCGCGAACCGAACCTGATGAATCCGTAATCAACTCCCTGTATTGCCTGATCGCCTTTTTTAGGATACAGTACAATACGCCGTGCCACTGCTCCGGCTATCTGACGGAATAATATTTCCTGTCCATCTTTGGTTTTAACGACTACAGTGGAACGTTCATTCAGTGTAGATGATTTCGGATGCCATGCCACCAGATATTTTCCCGGATGGTATTTTACATAGGTAACTTCTCCGCTCACCGGATAACGGTTGACATGTACATTCAACGGCGACATAAAGATAGATACCTGGATCCTTTTATCATGAAAATACTCAGGTTCTTCCACCTCTCCAATCACGACTATTTTCCCATCTGCCGGAGCATAAACCTTCTTTTCATCAGGAACTAACGGGCGGCTGGGATTACGGAAAAACCAGATTACCAGAAAAAAGAATATAAGGGATAGAATAAGTAACGGAGTGGTGATCCATATATTGGAACACAGCCAGCGGACCAATATATTTATACCGGCTAAAAGTAATAAAGTTATAAGGATAATAATGTATCCTTCTGGATGAATTTTCATATGAATCCGATCAATTATAATTTGGCGGACAAAATTACAATAAAATGTATTATTTGTATCATATTTCCAACAATACAATAAAGTTTCTTCATTACAGAGTGACTAATATCCGGCTTTTTCCATTGTTCCTTCAAAAATGAATGTATTTTTGCATGT contains the following coding sequences:
- a CDS encoding helix-turn-helix domain-containing protein, translated to MEETTVKKSNHGANVRRWREWRNINQDVLAEQVGVSQATMYFSLNCCLLMTFISFNKKVYQCSNY
- a CDS encoding phosphatidylserine decarboxylase family protein codes for the protein MKIHPEGYIIILITLLLLAGINILVRWLCSNIWITTPLLILSLIFFFLVIWFFRNPSRPLVPDEKKVYAPADGKIVVIGEVEEPEYFHDKRIQVSIFMSPLNVHVNRYPVSGEVTYVKYHPGKYLVAWHPKSSTLNERSTVVVKTKDGQEILFRQIAGAVARRIVLYPKKGDQAIQGVDYGFIRFGSRVDVFLPLGTKINVELEQKSVGNQTVLATFE